In the Salifodinibacter halophilus genome, AGCGGCGCCTGGCCTTGCGGGTGCACCAGTTCGTGGCGCTGGCGCAACGGCCGGCCGTCGGCGTCCTCGCCTTCCAGCTCCAGCACGATCTCGGTGGAGAACGCCTCGCCGCGGCGGCGGCTGGCGCTTTCGCCCAGCGCCATGTCGAGCCGGATCGAATGCGCGTCGGTGGCCGCGGCCAGGCTCACCACGTCCATCGGCGAGTAGGCCGCCCCTGGCACCGGCGTGCCGTCGACGCTGG is a window encoding:
- a CDS encoding NAD(P)-dependent oxidoreductase, which translates into the protein SVDGTPVPGAAYSPMDVVSLAAATDAHSIRLDMALGESASRRRGEAFSTEIVLELEGEDADGRPLRQRHELVHPQGQAPL